Proteins found in one Lates calcarifer isolate ASB-BC8 linkage group LG8, TLL_Latcal_v3, whole genome shotgun sequence genomic segment:
- the commd5 gene encoding COMM domain-containing protein 5, which yields MSSSHGKDSSFLGGRIPPEIESLSKNLKDVDQEMFRRILKAVVSALEGKDCRDVMKAIAEGSTIPQERLSHIIAGMYRVLSEAIRIPTSSLKQEAFKEDLRELRIPEDFITDFSSVVFGNRRAAIEAGTSQSDPHLPTIEDCKWRVDVAISTSSLARALQPSVLMQIKLSDGTFHRFEVPVTKFQELRYNVALILKEMNDLEKRSILKIQD from the exons ATGTCTTCGAGTCATGGAAAGGACTCCAGCTTTTTGGGAGGCAGGATACCACCAGAGATTGAGTCACTGTCGAAAAACCTGAAGGATGTGGACCAAGAGATGTTCAGAAGAATCCTGAAAG CTGTGGTCAGTGCCCTGGAGGGGAAGGACTGCAGAGACGTGATGAAGGCGATAGCAGAGGGCAGTACCATCCCACAGGAGAGGCTCAGTCACATCATAGCTGGGATGTACAGAGTGCTGTCCGAGGCCATCCGCATCCCCACATCATCACTCAAACAGGAG GCCTTCAAAGAAGATCTCAGAGAATTAAG GATACCAGAAGACTTTATCACAGATTTCTCCAGTGTGGTTTTTGGAAATCG CCGTGCAGCTATAGAGGCAGGGACCTCCCAGAGTGATCCTCACCTGCCCACGATCGAAGACTGTAAATGGAGAGTGGATGTTGCCATTTCTACGAG CTCTTTAGCCAGAGCCCTGCAGCCTTCTGTGCTGATGCAGATTAAACTGTCAGATGGGACTTTTCACCGCTTTGAG gtGCCAGTGACGAAGTTCCAGGAGCTCCGTTACAATGTGGCTTTGATCCTCAAAGAGATGAATGATCTGGAGAAGAGGAGCATTCTCAAAATCCAAGATTGA
- the fam199x gene encoding protein FAM199X, translated as MSESLYEKFLAPEEPFPLLSQRANLSDVGTLDVSDFGCQLSSCHRTDPLHRFHSNRWNLTSCGTSVASSECSEELFSSVSVGDQDDCYSLLDDQELTSLDLFPEGSVCSDVSSSISTYWDWSDSEFEWQLPGSDIASGSDVLSDIIPSVPSSPCLFSKRKPKPHPHRNLDELPWSAMTNDEQVEYIEYLSRKVSTEMGLREQLDIIKIIDPCAQISPTDSEFIIELNCLTDEKLKQVRNYIREHSPRQRASSTREGWKRSSHSSASTGGVSGASSSNASMVSSASSSTGSTASNSVAGGTASACSGSSVANISRAHSDGNLSSAAERIRDSKKRSKQRKLQQKALRKRQLKEQRQARKERLSGLFLNEEVLSLRVTEEDDHGDDLDILM; from the exons ATGTCTGAATCGCTGTATGAGAAGTTTTTGGCCCCAGAGGAGCcgttccctctcctctcccaaaGAGCCAACCTCAGTGATGTGGGAACCCTAGACGTCAGTGACTTTGGCTGTCAGCTCTCGTCTTGTCACAGAACAGACCCTCTACACCGCTTCCACAGTAACAG ATGGAACCTTACTTCCTGTGGGACCAGCGTTGCCAGCTCAGAGTGCAGTGAGGAGCTCTTCTCCTCTGTATCAGTGGGGGATCAGGATGACTGTTACTCCCTTCTGGATGACCAAGAACTAACATCGCTGGACTTGTTTCCAGAGGGCAGTGTTTGCAGCGACGTCTCCTCCTCGATCAGCACCTATTGGGACTGGTCTGACAGCGAATTTGAGTGGCAG TTGCCAGGAAGTGACATTGCCAGTGGCAGCGATGTCCTCTCTGACATCATCCCGAGCGTGCCAAGTTCACCGTGTTTGTTTTCCAAGAGGAAGCCCAAGCCCCACCCTCATCGTAACCTGGATGAACTACCTTGGAGTGCTATGACCAACGATGAACAA GTGGAGTACATTGAGTACCTGAGTCGGAAGGTCAGCACAGAGATGGGCCTGAGAGAGCAGCTGGACATCATCAAGATCATCGACCCATGTGCTCAGATCTCTCCCACAGACAGTGAATTCATCATTGAGCTCAACTGTCTCACCGATGAGAAACTCAAACAG GTGCGTAACTACATCCGAGAGCACAGCCCCAGGCAGCGGGCCAGTAGCACCAGAGAGGGCTGGAAGAGGAGCAGCCACAGCAGCGCCAGCACCGGCGGTGTCAGTggagccagcagcagcaacgCCAGCATGGTCAGCTCGGCTAGCTCCTCCACCGGTTCCACAGCCTCCAACTCTGTAGCAG GTGGTACAGCCTCAGCCTGTAGTGGAAGCAGTGTTGCCAACATCAGCAGAGCTCACAGTGATGGCAACCTCTCCAGTGCTGCAGAACGTATACGAGACTCTAAA AAACGTTCGAAGCAGCGGAAGCTTCAGCAGAAAGCCCTCCGAAAGCGGCAGCTGAAAGAGCAGCGACAGGCTCGAAAGGAGCGTCTGAGCGGGCTGTTTCTGAACGAGGAGGTGCTGTCATTACGGGTGACGGAGGAGGACGACCACGGTGACGACCTGGACATACTGATGTGA
- the smim19 gene encoding small integral membrane protein 19 gives MGAHGVLGNEPESIDYSVHEAWNEATNVYLLVILVSFGLLMYARKNKRKIMRIFTLPPTVGSSPEPNFYDSLQKVRLRQQLEMYSLARKFEQQQQQQGQTESVQLSME, from the exons ATGGGTGCACACGGGGTTTTGGGGAACGAGCCCGAGTCTATAGACTACTCGGTGCACGAAGCCTGGAATGAGGCCACCAATGTCTACCTGCTGGTTATCCTGGTCAGCTTCGGTCTGCTGATGTACGCCAGAAA AAACAAGAGGAAGATCATGCGCATCTTCACTCTGCCTCCCACCGTCGGCAGCAGCCCGGAGCCCAACTTCTACGACAGTCTGCAGAAGGTCCGCCTGCGACAGCAGCTTGAGATGTACTCTCTGG CCAGAAAAtttgagcagcagcaacaacaacaaggccAGACAGAGAGTGTGCAGCTCTCCATGGAATGA